ttcaaatttggttaacaataaaattaataacatcATAACAACCAAGATGTAGACAGGTAAATTAACTACCAGTTAATTATTAACACTTTTAGTAAATATCCATCACCCATACAGCTTGCATCAAAACTTACATCATCCTCAAGTGATGTGTTTTCAAGATCTAAATTCTTGGTTCTGACCCTTCTAAACACTTCCTCTAGAGCTTCGCAGTTCTTTAGATCGAGTTTGACACCTAAGGAACATAAGATTATCGGTTGAGAGGTGAATACTACAATAAGTAATGGTTATCGCAAAGGTAAACAGAGAGAGAAGTTTAGAAGTTATCAAATTACCTCTCAAATCTATGACATCAATTCTCTCTCTAAAACTTTCACATGCCTGGAAAGGAAAAATGATGTTTTAGGAACTTATCTATGaagataattataattatttatgtgtGGTAAATACTGAACATAAACCATACCCCAAGATTTTACAGGACTTACAAAAAGTGTTGCTTGAAGGACTTCTGTTACATAATATTATTTCTTGTTCCACAGTTTACTGTCATAATCAGTTTATTATGGAAACATCCCTATCCAAAACATGGTcagacaacaataattattaagagcGGATACAGTTTAATAAACACTGCCTCTTTTCGAAGTATTGCTGCATGTGCAGCACTGATATTTTTCGTCAATCTACAAATCAGGTTCTTAATTTGTTTGTCACTGTCATTTTCACCATTGATGTTAAGGCTCCCTATTAGGTAATGATGGTCCAATTAGGGTTTGTACAAGTAACATCAacacaaagcaaacaaaaaagtgGTTGGTACATTTTCCAGATACCATGTGACACCTGAGGTCATCTCTATTTGATGAAATAAGGTATTCTGTATCATACCTCCAGTTGTTTGATCaatttttcacatggttttaTCTTCATTCTCTGACATGTACTCCTGTAGGCATTGATCACTTCCACACTACTGTGATGTCCAGCTGAAAACAAGGTGTTATTTCATGAATAAACTACTCCTCTTTATTTGGGATAAATTATGGAGCAAATTAGATCCCAATCATGCTTTTAACAAGCTCAACAATTCTATAATAATGATGTTATTAGTTAAGTCAGAAATTTTCAtgaaacatctgacaaatccaGCATTATGCTTCTTATTGACAACAATTGATGTCATTTGTGCCACCAAGGAGCTTTACTCTGGATAGTCTCCCTTCTTCTTCCTAATTCACCCCTATGGTGATCCTCATCTCATTACAGATATAAAAACAGACCAATTTGTGTAAATTGTAGTGAGGGAAGTACAAAAGATATAAAGGAACTGTGCCTAATGTACACTGTTTGAGAAATTGCTTCATAAAGTACATTAATATAGTCCATTATAAATGTATTGATGACCCTTCTAAAAATACTCAACATGAGAGCAACTTTGTTTCGTTTTCTTCGCTTTGCCTTTAGGCTCAAATTTCCTTTATGTCCTGTAAGGCATATGAATGCCCCTGAGACACGATATAGGGGACGGAACAATTAAGTTAAGTGTCCATTTCTTGGAAAGCGTTACGAACTCAATAGGAGAACTAGTGTGAAAAACGTCCATAAATTCTTCATACAACGTGATGTCGCGGAAAACTCCACTAAACAGACTGCAATTTATGTTAAATTCAACGCTTTAAAGACGTGAATTTGGAGCTAAGTTCGATTTGATCAAGAACAAATTCAACACTGCAATGTACATTTTCCCATCAATGTTCGCTATCTTGTCCCCAGCTGATTATAAATTTAGTCAAAACCAACCGTTGTGTAATGTATAAAGATGGTACGATACGATCTTTATACATTCAAGAGTTAATACTTAGCAGTCACTCCAAACTCACTATCTATTAATTGCGAAATTTAAGTCATCGATACGTTTACAAGTCGGTTTCAAAATACGAATGACTTCTATCAGGTGATCAACTTTCCGGAAGGGAAAAAACAAAGGTAAGGCAAAACTATTACATTTTTACTGGGATAAACAGCAGCCAAATCCAATACTAAAGAATCTGCGCTGTCCTCGATATATcgaaaaccaatcaaattcgCAATTTTCAGATCTTGATAACGCCGTTGCGCTTATAAACAAATCCTATTTTTCCGCGTTGAAACAAATATTGCCCAAAACGACAATAAAAGCACCCTTGGGGCTTACCATTCTCCCACGGATCTACCGGATCTAAAGCACGAACAAGACGCGCATCGTCCGGGAAAGTGACATTCCTTCGTAACTTTTTTTTGCGGCCGCTTCGTTGATCGCTACCAACAGGAACAACGATGCAATTACTGCTACTCTGATCCGCCGAGCAGCCTTGACTTGCACCCTCTTCCGACGCCAAAACATCCTCTCCCGTTTCCATTATTACTCATGGCGTTAATGTAAGTCCATTCGGTCCGATACTAGTTGTTCAAGCGGTAAAGTTCACTTCCTTCAATTCGTCACCATGTTGAAGAAAGCCACCTTGTAGAATGGCATAGACCGTGAGGCAttgggtaaaaaaaataatagattCGAAACAGGACACCCACATCTAAGAAGGGCTTCCAGGtttaaaaatatgaaatgtTACGACATTTGTCACCGGTGGCCGGCGTTTAAGAGACTGGATTAtatttgttgattttattcctGTCAATTGAATGTTTGATGTAAAATAAGTGCCTACTATTGGTGAAATATATTCGCTACAGGTTGTGCTGTGGTCGACTCAAATATCTGCTTGTCTTTGCTCTTTGCAACAAAGTTAAGCAGCAGTCGTTCAAACTTGCTGGCAAAACAAACTAAGTGTTTTAGGACTGCTCAATTAACGATTTCAGAGATTGCACACCCGCAAATGTCATGTATTTTGAACAAATACGCATTAGCACGTATCATACGGAAGACAAAATGACTTCAAGGTGTCCCAGAACAATTAAGTTAGTATGCGGTTCTGGAATAGCGAACGCGCAAATGACAATAACATAACATAAAtactgcatgcaaaaaatctcTGAAACACTTGagaataaataaagaaattaatttaattattctAGGAGAACGGAGCtgggtggatgaaagggatcagCCGTCTCATATGGTGTCGGGGCCGACATacctctccctccctgcctgatcgggggccgacaAACGGTCGGGGGCTGGCTGGTATCTGAGACTTCAGCTTAcggtataagcgatccgcgggctgAAATCCCGGGTATTTCTAGTCATAGTACgccgctctggcgccacgtctagaggtactacttttTGATCCctgttttcttgtcttttctgTGTCCCAGGCATTTCGTTCACGAAATGGGACCGAATAACCATGTGACGGCTACAACTTTAGCTTCCTTTCCTCATCTGTCAGCAAACATTCGCCAAAAATGCTTACCCATAACATAAAATCGTCTTAACAAACTgcgaaatgtttattttttttcaaacatttacaGCAATTTGATAGCTAATATGAGCCATTAACTTAAACACCCTCGCGTGGCCACTTGAACAATTTGACAATGTCTTGCTTCCCACGCGCGTGCCTCTCGACCTCATTCCGTTGAAGTGCATCTCGCCTCCATCCTATCATCTGGGATGATGTTCCAGGAAAACTCTTTTTCTTGTTATCACTTGTTGTGTAAATTTTTTCCTCCGCTCCTTCGGTTGATGTTATCTCCTCCTTTTTCTCTTCGAACATGCCAAATTCAGGGTCCAGCCCAATCTTGAGCGTTTCTTGTTgtaactgcaataattattgatagtcAGGAAATGATGGTCAAAATCGTTTTTGGAATTAGATTTTGGAGAAGGAGAATAGCTGGGAACATGGAACAAAGGCGAACATACATGTGGCCTCTGGGATGATAAACAGCATCCAGGGATGATAATGATTTGGAAATCAATCCATTCGAAGACAATCATGTCGTGGAGAATGAGATAACGTGCCTTCTAGTTTCAGAACAAAGTTCATTTGAGAATTAAAAAGACTTCATGTTGACCAAA
This genomic window from Acropora muricata isolate sample 2 chromosome 2, ASM3666990v1, whole genome shotgun sequence contains:
- the LOC136896216 gene encoding ciliary microtubule inner protein 1-like, with the protein product MFGVRGKPKACNFVHIDEIWKDHIRRELLSQRRWPDKWGFLANEYRQLQQETLKIGLDPEFGMFEEKKEEITSTEGAEEKIYTTSDNKKKSFPGTSSQMIGWRRDALQRNEVERHARGKQDIVKLFKWPREGV